The Haliotis asinina isolate JCU_RB_2024 chromosome 3, JCU_Hal_asi_v2, whole genome shotgun sequence genome segment ACCAGTTTTTGGATTGTCTGACCAAGACATGGACTTATCATAGACAGCTGTGTCATGGTAGAAGAGTTGCTTAGGGCAGTGTTAAACCACAATCAAAACAAGAGTGTAATAGCTCACTTCAGTATTATTTCATGATTGTAGTTTCTGCCATGAATTCACAAGTCTTGCAAAATACAGATGTCCATTGGAGTTCATGTGCAAATAACTAATGTCTAGACTCACCACCTTACTTTCACAATGGGGAAATCCAACAAAGTATGTATATCAGGTAATAGAGCCAGGATTTATTTGTTTCGGCATACATGAGCTTTCCATAAACTGGTTGAACATTCCTGACTGAGAGACTACTTTGCACTGACTGACtgttaaaatgtttatgttttgtatttcaGAGTATTCCTGGAGGTTTTAATGCCTTACAAAGAATGTATCGAGATATCCAGGAACCTATGATGAATGCAGCTCAGGAGGGATTTGGAAACAATCCTTTCTCGGGCTTGGTCAACAATGGTCAGTGGTTGGGTAGCTGCAGCAATTCACTTGGCATTGTCTCTgttttaaactgatttagtACTGAAGTGGTGAGAAaataatgtaacatgaatagACATCTTAGTTTAATATTGTTAAATATTGGACATTGTTGAAATCATTGCATAACGGTGCTTTTCTGATCAGTGAATATTTCTAGAGGAGATCTGACAGGGATTAGGAAATAATGTAATATTGGAATTACTGAACTTTACTGTGTGTCATGCAGATTTCATGCTGGATCATTATTGAGTGATGTTATTGTGGCAGGAGGTGGAGAACAGCAACAGGGACGTGAAAACACTGCTCCTCTTCCCAACCCATGGGCTGCAGGTGGATCGAATACCAGCTCCACTACAGGGACAACAGGAACAACAAGtacaacaacatcagcaaccaCAACTTCATCCTCTTCTACAGCAGGAGACACTGGAGGATCTACTGGACCTTTTGGTGAGActttggtgtatgtgtgtgcgtgtgcgtgtgcgtgttgttcagtgccacattcagcaataccCCTGTTATATGTGCTTGCTGTATTTATCAAgtgctggaccagacaagtaAATGATTAATACTGTAAGCAGTTCTGTTAAATCCTAACCATCACGGTAAGGTGATAAACCATGAGCAAAGTGAAATAGTTTGCTGCTGGAGTTTTCCTCATTCCTGAAGTTGCTGGGTATGTTGGCACACCCATACGCTCATGAGTTTCACAAAATTGTTGTTAGGTGTCTAAGCCTGGCATGTGCTTTCTGCTAATCTATCAAACTAACAGGCTGTATATCCGCCTGAAATATGGTATAGCTCCTCGATGCACTGTTACCATCGTGTGCATTCTGCAGGTATGTTTAACACACCTGGTATGCAGAGTCTGATGTCCCAGATGTCCCAGAACCCTCAACTGATGCAGAACATGATGCAGGCTCCGTACATGCAGGCCATGCTGCAGACAATGTCCACGAACCCTGAATTAGCTCAACAGGTATTCATTTTGCTGACATTTTGAACACTCCATATTTGTTGGCAGACTTGTTCTGTGTTTAAAATTGGATTGCCTGTAGAAACTGctgaatttcttttaaaaaacgtTATTTCTAATGATGTTGCATCTGTACTAAATATTGATGAGTAATGTTACAGTATATAAGTGTTTGCTTCAATTGCTATGAAACGCTTATATTTCTGAATACATTTTCAGATTATTGGAAGCAACCCAATGTTTCAAGGCAACCCCCAGTTACAAGAACATTTTAGAATGTACCTTCCACAACTTCTTACTCAGGTATAGTTAAGACAAATGACTTACTGAACAACAGCATTAGAGGTGTGAAGCCCTTAGTACAAATGTATGAGATCATGTTACATTAGACTACAGTTACAGTCAAGCTAAACATGGAAAAAATAATGTATCAGGTTCCACAAGAAATCTGTGCATTATTTGAACAAAGTGAAATGTCACAAAGGAGAAATGTGAGGTATTAAACGAGTGTACAAATCGGTTAGAGCCTGTAATACATTTAGCATGGCAGGAGTAGAGTGTGAGTTCATGCAGTATGGCAGCAGTCCGtagatcaagtctggaccagacaatccatcaacatcatgagcatcaaagCAGGGGTGGATTCTCTAAGGAATAATCTGTTGACCACATACTTTTGAAAAAGAACTCACTGGTCACTAGCCATTCTTTTGGTTGGTTCTTTCACCTGTGTGTACCCATTGTGCAGGGCACATGGTTAATGTTGACATTCTGCTCCTTCACTAGTCAGGTTTGCAGTGgcagtttgttgtttgacgtttCAGATGCAGAATCCAGAGATGCAGACAATGATGACCAATCCACGGGCAATGGCTGCCATCATGCAGATCCAGCAGGGTTTGCAGCAGCTACAGCATGAGTCACCGGGTGCATTCCCAGggtaggggagataactgtagGAGTTTGGGGtggagggagataactcttagtTATAGGGTCTGTTGgataggggagataactgtagTTATGTAGGGAAGAAGGAGATGACTGAAAGGGTTATGGTTAGGGGAGATAAATATTGGTATAGTAATTGGTAGATGACTGTAATGTAAGAGACATCACTGAAGAGGTGCATTAAAGAGTGAGATCACTGAAGGGTGTAGGATAGGCTAAGATAACTTTACATATGGTAAGGAGATAACTAAAGTGGTGCATTGAAGAGGGAGGTAACTGATGGCTGTTGGATTAACTAAATTTAGATTTTGAGAGTATGGGAACACCTTGGGGATCTGCCATACTGCATTATTGTCTTGTTGAAAGATGCCACACTCAACAGTGTGTTAGTTATATGATGGCAATCTGTTTCACCTGTAATTTGGAAAAGACAAGAATGTGATGGACATGATGAGCACCTGTCTATGCACATGAGACATGGTATTAAGGTATAGAGAATGGACATCCCATTTTGTTAACTTCTTTATCAGACAGCATGCTGATTATGTGGGATCTTTTTTCTTCCAAATATGTTGCATGAAAGTCAGTAGGATTGCCTCAAATTTAGTTGGTGTTAGGATAAACATTTTGCTAATAATGTTGTACATTATTGTCTGTCCTATTTTTATTGAACATATCTGCAGCTTGAAGAACATTCCCTCATATTTCAGACTCATTGGTATGCCGAACCTAGCAGGTGTCAGTACCCCTACCACAAGTACAGCCAGCACCACCTCCCCTACCTCCCCCACCACGGCAACAACAACAGCGGGGACCACTACATCTCCCGCTTCACCCATAGGGGCAGGAACAGGGACAGCGCCAGACCCAGGAAACCCAGACCAGTTTAATAATATGATGGCTCAAATGATGCAGATGATGGTTGGGGGTCAGATGGTAGGTGCCACATGTGACTGTCGCTTTAACTTATCGCTGAATTCACCTCCAGTATTCATGAATCTATTGAGATTCCAGGACAAAATTAGTGAATGAAAAGTCAGTTTTGGCCTTGTTAACATTGAATTGGAAGACATTTATCCCTAAATTTGGGCACAGTTCaatattgaaataatcaaatgttttttttcctttgTATGAGAATAGAATGCACACATTGGAATAGTTAATGAAGATATGGGAATAAACCCAAACCTAACATATGATGCAGTATCCTAAAGGCACAGTTGGAATATAGACATGACACAGCTGTAGGGTTTGGTGTATGGACATGACACAGCTGAAGGGGTGGTACATGGAAATGTCACAGTTGTAGGGGTGGTAGATGAACATGACATAGCTGTAGGGGTGGTATGTGGACATGACAGCTGTAGAGGTTAGTATGCGGTTGTGACACAGCTGCAGGGGCGGTACATGGACATGACACAGCTGTAGGGGATAGTATTTGAACATGATACAGCTTTAGGGGGTGGTATGTGAAC includes the following:
- the LOC137277711 gene encoding ubiquilin-1-like, with the protein product MAESTENSGSLITVTVKTPKEKHDIKLSADSTVKELREKVSKEFGAPVEQLCLIFAGKILKENETLTHHGIKDGLTVHLVVKSANRNNESSSSRPAATTTSQPPPSQPNVSASPLGLGGLGGLAGLGNLGMGSANFMEMQQRMQTELLSNPDMLRQMMENPFVQQMMSNPDVMRQLITNNPQMRELMERNPEITHMLNNPELMRQTMELARNPAMLQELMRTQDRAMSNLESIPGGFNALQRMYRDIQEPMMNAAQEGFGNNPFSGLVNNGGGEQQQGRENTAPLPNPWAAGGSNTSSTTGTTGTTSTTTSATTTSSSSTAGDTGGSTGPFGMFNTPGMQSLMSQMSQNPQLMQNMMQAPYMQAMLQTMSTNPELAQQIIGSNPMFQGNPQLQEHFRMYLPQLLTQMQNPEMQTMMTNPRAMAAIMQIQQGLQQLQHESPGAFPGLIGMPNLAGVSTPTTSTASTTSPTSPTTATTTAGTTTSPASPIGAGTGTAPDPGNPDQFNNMMAQMMQMMVGGQMNQPPDLRYASQLEQLTSMGFVDREANIRALTATLGDVNAAIDRLLQQR